The following proteins come from a genomic window of Maribacter algicola:
- the htpG gene encoding molecular chaperone HtpG gives MATGKINVSVDNIFPLIKKFLYSDHEIFLRELVSNATDATLKLKHLTSIGEAKVEYGNPLIEIKVDKKGKKLHVIDQGLGMTEEEVKKYINEVAFSGAEEFLNKYEDSAKDAGIIGHFGLGFYSAFMVAHKVEIITKSFQDEPAVHWTCDGSPNFTIEESDKKERGTEIILHIADDSTEFLEESRIRELLRKYNKFMPVPIKFGTKTETLPKPEGAKEEDPAPTKEVDNIINNPNPAWTKQPTDLKDEDYKNFYRELYPMQFEEPLFHIHLNVDYPFNLTGILYFPKLTNDLNIQKDKIQLYQNQVFVTDNVEGIVPEFLTMLRGVIDSPDIPLNVSRSYLQADGAVKKISTYITRKVADKLTSLFKNNREDFEKKWNDIKIVIEYGMLSEDKFFEKADKFALYPTVDGAFYTFEELQEKIKGNQTDKDDKLVILYASDKEAQHSYIETAKSKGYEVLLLDSPIIGHLMQKLETTKEKISFARVDADHIDKLIQKEDTQISKLSDEEKEKLKADLEAVFGEKSNYTIQLEAMDSDASPFVITEPEFLRRMKEMQQTGGGGMFGMGNMPEMFNLIVNTNHELVGEILNTKTAKKKKRLINQSLDLAKLSKGLLKGAELTNFIKRSYEMVK, from the coding sequence ATGGCTACAGGTAAAATAAATGTTTCGGTAGACAATATATTTCCACTCATAAAGAAGTTTTTGTATTCCGATCATGAAATTTTTCTTCGGGAATTGGTATCCAATGCTACGGATGCAACCCTTAAATTAAAGCATCTAACCTCAATAGGTGAGGCAAAAGTGGAGTATGGCAATCCTTTAATTGAAATAAAGGTTGACAAAAAAGGGAAAAAACTTCATGTCATAGACCAAGGTTTGGGGATGACGGAAGAAGAGGTCAAAAAGTATATTAATGAAGTTGCCTTCTCTGGTGCAGAGGAATTTCTGAACAAATATGAAGATTCCGCCAAGGATGCCGGGATCATTGGGCATTTTGGCCTTGGATTTTACTCTGCCTTTATGGTCGCCCACAAAGTGGAGATCATCACCAAAAGTTTTCAGGACGAACCTGCGGTCCATTGGACTTGTGACGGCTCACCAAATTTCACCATTGAGGAATCCGATAAAAAGGAACGTGGTACCGAAATCATTCTGCATATAGCCGATGACTCCACGGAGTTTTTGGAAGAAAGCAGAATACGTGAACTACTTAGAAAGTATAACAAATTTATGCCGGTCCCCATTAAGTTTGGAACCAAAACGGAGACCCTTCCCAAACCGGAAGGTGCCAAGGAAGAAGATCCAGCGCCTACCAAGGAAGTGGACAATATCATCAACAATCCAAATCCGGCCTGGACAAAACAACCAACGGATTTAAAGGACGAGGATTATAAGAATTTTTACAGGGAACTCTACCCAATGCAGTTCGAGGAGCCTTTGTTCCATATCCACCTGAATGTAGATTATCCTTTTAACCTAACGGGGATTCTTTATTTTCCGAAGCTTACGAACGACCTGAATATTCAAAAGGACAAGATTCAGTTGTACCAGAACCAAGTATTTGTAACGGACAATGTAGAAGGTATCGTACCGGAATTTTTGACCATGTTGCGCGGTGTCATCGATTCCCCTGATATTCCTTTGAACGTGTCCAGATCATATCTACAAGCCGATGGAGCGGTCAAAAAAATATCCACTTACATTACCAGAAAGGTTGCTGATAAATTGACGTCTCTTTTCAAGAACAACCGTGAGGATTTTGAAAAGAAATGGAACGATATCAAAATCGTTATTGAATATGGTATGCTTTCCGAAGACAAATTCTTTGAAAAAGCTGACAAGTTTGCACTTTATCCAACAGTTGATGGTGCCTTTTATACGTTTGAGGAGCTACAGGAGAAAATCAAGGGCAACCAAACGGATAAGGACGATAAATTGGTCATTTTGTATGCTTCCGATAAAGAAGCGCAGCATAGCTATATAGAAACAGCCAAGTCCAAAGGCTATGAAGTATTGCTGTTGGATTCGCCCATTATCGGCCATCTAATGCAGAAACTGGAAACTACCAAGGAGAAAATATCCTTCGCCAGGGTGGATGCGGACCATATCGACAAGCTGATCCAAAAAGAGGATACCCAAATCTCCAAGTTATCCGATGAGGAGAAGGAAAAGCTAAAAGCCGATTTGGAGGCTGTTTTTGGTGAAAAAAGCAATTACACAATACAATTGGAAGCCATGGACAGCGATGCTTCCCCATTTGTGATTACAGAGCCGGAATTTTTACGCCGTATGAAAGAGATGCAACAAACAGGTGGTGGAGGTATGTTCGGTATGGGCAATATGCCGGAAATGTTCAACCTCATAGTAAACACCAATCATGAATTGGTAGGCGAAATCCTGAATACAAAAACCGCGAAGAAAAAGAAACGATTGATCAACCAATCCCTGGATTTGGCAAAACTTTCCAAAGGTTTGCTTAAAGGCGCGGAGTTAACGAACTTTATTAAGCGTAGTTACGAAATGGTGAAATAA
- a CDS encoding MOSC domain-containing protein, with amino-acid sequence MKIISTNICNEPKTFVWNGKEEQTGIFKYPTKEKLFLTKSDVQRDSIIDRVHHGGENKACYLFSEDQYPFWKKKYPNHDWNWGMFGENLTVEGLDESKIRVGNIYKLGNALVQVSQPREPCYKLGIRFGTQEILKQFIDQNHPGTYVKILEEGEVGIGDELQLIQLSENTLTVQEFYELMFLKEKPKELLQRFMENPAVPQYKKDRMQKYL; translated from the coding sequence ATGAAGATTATCTCCACCAATATCTGCAACGAGCCCAAAACCTTTGTTTGGAACGGCAAAGAAGAACAAACCGGTATTTTTAAATATCCAACGAAAGAAAAATTGTTCCTGACCAAAAGCGATGTTCAAAGGGACAGTATTATTGATAGGGTTCATCATGGTGGAGAGAACAAGGCGTGCTACTTGTTTTCAGAGGATCAATATCCGTTTTGGAAGAAAAAATATCCAAACCATGATTGGAATTGGGGCATGTTTGGGGAAAATTTAACGGTAGAAGGCCTGGACGAATCAAAAATTAGGGTCGGAAATATCTATAAATTGGGAAATGCCTTGGTTCAGGTTTCACAACCTAGGGAACCTTGTTATAAATTGGGAATACGTTTTGGGACCCAAGAAATTTTAAAGCAGTTTATAGATCAAAACCATCCAGGAACCTATGTGAAAATATTAGAGGAGGGCGAAGTAGGAATTGGGGACGAACTTCAATTGATACAACTATCGGAGAATACCTTAACGGTCCAGGAATTCTATGAACTCATGTTCCTAAAGGAAAAACCCAAGGAATTACTGCAACGTTTTATGGAAAACCCCGCGGTGCCCCAGTACAAAAAGGACCGAATGCAAAAATATCTTTAA
- a CDS encoding ABC1 kinase family protein, with protein sequence MKTLDKIPTGKIERASKLFKTGVKIGGNYAKYYGKKIVNPELTRDELDNDNAGDIYDGLKSLKGSALKVAQMLSMEKNLLPNAYVEKFSLSQFSVPPLSAPLVRKTFKKYLDKYPEEVFDTFEKDSVNAASIGQVHRATKDGKDLAVKIQYPGVAESISSDLALVKPVALRMFNLQGKDSDKYFKEVEDKLLEETNYLLEIQQSKEITNKCSHIENLRFPNYYEALSSDRIITMDWMTGSHLSEFTKTGFSQEVGNKLGQTLWDFYMFQIHGLRKVHADPHPGNFLVNSNGELVVIDFGCIKEVPDDFYNPYFELAKKENIFNDAIFTEKLYQLEILTPSDTQKEITFFKNLFHEMLSLFTSPFHEETFDFGSADFWGKIAALSEQYASDKQIRKMNGNRGSKHFLYMNRTFFGLYNLLNDLKAEIQVNHFQKYL encoded by the coding sequence TTGAAGACACTTGATAAAATCCCTACGGGAAAAATCGAACGCGCCAGTAAATTGTTCAAGACGGGCGTGAAAATAGGAGGGAACTATGCCAAATATTATGGTAAGAAAATAGTAAATCCGGAATTAACAAGGGATGAATTGGACAATGACAACGCAGGCGATATCTACGACGGACTTAAAAGTCTAAAAGGCAGTGCACTGAAAGTTGCCCAAATGTTAAGTATGGAGAAAAACCTGCTTCCCAATGCCTATGTAGAAAAGTTTTCGCTTTCGCAGTTTTCCGTGCCACCCTTATCGGCGCCGCTAGTGCGAAAAACTTTCAAAAAATACCTGGATAAATATCCAGAGGAGGTTTTCGATACTTTTGAAAAGGACTCCGTAAATGCTGCAAGTATCGGACAGGTACATCGTGCCACTAAAGATGGCAAGGATTTGGCCGTTAAAATACAGTATCCCGGCGTGGCTGAAAGTATCAGCAGCGATCTCGCCCTGGTGAAGCCCGTGGCTTTGCGCATGTTCAACTTGCAGGGAAAGGATTCCGATAAATACTTTAAGGAGGTAGAGGATAAATTACTCGAAGAGACCAATTATCTTTTGGAAATTCAACAGAGCAAGGAAATTACCAACAAGTGTAGCCATATAGAAAACTTACGATTTCCCAATTATTACGAGGCTCTTTCCAGTGATCGGATTATTACCATGGATTGGATGACCGGTAGCCATCTAAGCGAGTTCACTAAGACTGGTTTTTCACAGGAAGTAGGGAATAAGTTGGGTCAGACCCTCTGGGATTTTTATATGTTTCAAATACATGGGTTAAGAAAGGTGCATGCAGACCCACATCCCGGTAATTTTTTGGTCAATTCCAATGGGGAGCTGGTCGTCATCGATTTTGGATGCATCAAGGAGGTGCCCGATGATTTTTACAATCCCTACTTTGAACTGGCCAAAAAGGAGAATATTTTCAACGATGCCATTTTTACCGAAAAGCTATACCAGCTTGAAATCTTGACCCCCTCTGATACCCAAAAGGAAATAACATTTTTTAAAAACCTTTTTCATGAAATGTTAAGCCTGTTCACATCCCCGTTCCATGAGGAGACCTTTGACTTTGGCAGTGCCGATTTTTGGGGGAAGATTGCGGCCTTGAGCGAGCAATATGCATCGGATAAACAAATACGTAAAATGAACGGAAACAGGGGTTCCAAGCACTTTTTATACATGAACAGGACCTTCTTCGGACTATACAATTTGTTGAACGACCTAAAGGCCGAAATTCAGGTGAATCATTTTCAGAAGTATCTGTAA
- a CDS encoding 3-oxoacyl-ACP synthase III family protein, with product MYNSKITGLGYYVPDNVVTNDDLSKIMDTNDAWIQERTGIKERRHVIKGEDTTTTMGVKAAKIAIERAGIDKDDIDFIVFATLSPDYYFPGPGVLVQRDLDIKTVGALDVRNQCSGFVYAISVADQYIKTGMYKNILVIGSELHSHGLDMTTRGRGVSVIFGDGAGAAVLSRAENEEEGILSTHLHSEGQHAEELSLIAPGMGKRWVSDIIADNDPNDESYFPYMNGQFVFKNAVVRFSEVIMEGLKKNGLQPTDIDLLVPHQANLRISQFIQNKFGLTNDQVFNNIMSYGNTTAASIPIALTEAWEAGKVNKGDLVVLAAFGSGFTWGSVIIRW from the coding sequence ATGTACAATTCAAAAATTACAGGTCTGGGCTATTATGTCCCGGATAATGTGGTAACCAACGATGATCTTTCCAAAATAATGGATACTAACGATGCTTGGATCCAAGAGAGAACCGGTATCAAGGAACGTAGGCATGTCATCAAGGGCGAGGACACCACTACCACAATGGGAGTAAAGGCTGCCAAGATCGCCATTGAGCGCGCCGGTATTGATAAAGATGATATCGATTTTATCGTTTTCGCCACCCTAAGCCCTGATTACTATTTTCCAGGACCCGGCGTACTGGTACAGCGGGATTTGGATATAAAAACCGTGGGGGCCTTGGATGTCAGGAACCAATGTTCCGGGTTCGTATACGCTATTTCCGTGGCGGACCAATATATTAAAACAGGGATGTATAAGAACATACTGGTCATTGGTTCCGAGCTGCATTCCCATGGATTGGATATGACAACAAGGGGCAGGGGCGTTTCCGTAATTTTTGGAGACGGTGCCGGTGCTGCCGTTTTGAGTAGGGCAGAAAATGAGGAAGAAGGAATCCTTTCCACCCATTTACATTCCGAAGGGCAGCATGCCGAAGAGCTTTCCTTGATAGCTCCCGGTATGGGAAAACGATGGGTATCGGATATCATAGCGGATAATGACCCTAACGATGAATCCTACTTCCCCTACATGAACGGGCAATTTGTGTTTAAAAATGCCGTAGTCCGATTTAGCGAGGTGATCATGGAAGGTCTAAAGAAAAACGGCTTGCAACCAACGGATATTGATTTGTTGGTGCCACATCAGGCCAATCTTAGGATTTCACAGTTTATTCAGAATAAATTCGGCCTTACCAATGATCAAGTATTCAACAATATTATGAGTTACGGAAATACCACGGCCGCTTCCATTCCCATAGCATTGACCGAAGCTTGGGAAGCTGGAAAGGTAAATAAAGGGGACTTGGTCGTACTGGCAGCGTTTGGTAGTGGATTTACTTGGGGCAGCGTCATTATTAGATGGTAA
- a CDS encoding TetR family transcriptional regulator C-terminal domain-containing protein: protein MATKNKKITKEEIISKYMDYVLEHEKEPKTVYKFCKQHEIPESDFYKFFASIPAIKKGIWNTFFTNTIALMKKNKDYESFANRDKLLTFFYTFFEMLTLNRSYALFTLNQGGNQLKNMEQLKELRKHLKEFAKELIVDGNQQKTSKITKHNPSIFSEGAWLQFLFLLKFWMNDESQGFEKTDLAIEKSVNTVFDLFDNTPLDNLVDFGKFLYKETFA from the coding sequence ATGGCTACGAAGAACAAAAAAATTACGAAGGAGGAAATCATTTCAAAATACATGGACTATGTGCTTGAGCATGAAAAGGAACCCAAAACGGTATATAAATTCTGCAAGCAACATGAAATCCCAGAATCCGATTTTTATAAATTCTTTGCGTCCATCCCCGCTATTAAGAAAGGTATTTGGAACACCTTTTTCACTAATACCATTGCATTGATGAAAAAGAACAAGGACTACGAATCCTTTGCAAACAGGGACAAATTATTGACATTTTTCTATACGTTTTTCGAGATGTTGACCCTCAACAGAAGTTATGCCCTCTTTACGTTGAACCAAGGCGGCAACCAGCTTAAGAACATGGAGCAACTAAAGGAATTGAGAAAGCACCTGAAAGAGTTTGCCAAAGAATTGATCGTGGATGGAAACCAGCAAAAAACCAGTAAGATTACCAAACACAATCCTTCCATTTTCTCAGAAGGAGCTTGGCTGCAATTTCTGTTCCTTTTAAAATTCTGGATGAACGATGAATCTCAGGGATTTGAAAAGACAGACCTCGCGATTGAGAAATCCGTCAATACCGTATTTGACCTATTCGACAATACTCCATTGGACAACCTTGTCGACTTTGGAAAATTTCTTTACAAGGAGACCTTTGCCTAA